The following proteins are co-located in the Natator depressus isolate rNatDep1 chromosome 4, rNatDep2.hap1, whole genome shotgun sequence genome:
- the STOX2 gene encoding storkhead-box protein 2 isoform X3, giving the protein MSPISQSQFIPLGEILCLAISAMNSARKQVTQEALMEHLTTCFPGVPTPSPEILRHTLNMLVRERKIYPTPDGYFIVTPQTYFITPSLIRTNSKWYHLDERIPDRSQCTSPQQGTITPSTSGCVRDRTLPKNHCDSCHCCREDMHSMHASTLQRKSTKDCKDSYCPPSLCQVPPTEKSKSTVNFSYKAETLSKPKDVEKQSKKFGLKLFRLSFKKDKAKQLANFSAQFPPEEWPLRDEDTPTTIPREVEMEIIRRINPDLTVENVMRHTALMKKLEEEKAQRSKAGSSAHHSGRSKKSRNHRKPHGKSRSHSKTRVSKGDPSDGSHLDIPGEREYEFYDPLTRSPREGCFIIEHKGDNFIMHSNPSVIESHFPMTPEWDVSGELAKRRTEMPFPEPSRGSSHSKVHRSHSHTQDRRSRNERSNKAKERSRSMDNSKGPLGSATLGTPEDVAEGCSPDDPTTSQAYTDDSTLRPSQSLSHQRALISSANYKDVCVPEIVSGNVETPNSCGLLEQIKPTENLPSYSELNSCTTKSAIDDYFQCNTSSETVLTAPSPLGKNKEDHDTVTLTEGIKKLSPSERHSQHIAREPGVHKEESPKGPSSGPVVAGQTPEVIANGRLVQHHNTESSSLDKRKEIFSKDTLFKPLHNTLSVNNYHKSSTPLLKPHQKTPSDTLPGRCEKLEQAIVTSVTQVLPVSQRQQEPAGNQEATFDYYNVSDDDDSEEGTNKNAEEEKNRDDVGTMQWLLEREKERDLQRKFEKNLTLLTPKETENSSSQRATHSARLDSMDSSSITVDSGFNSPRSFTKRTNVARDLRLKQRLLKQARRPALAPRPSSDQKLPSGSESAATSHPETGASLKRWRSCFPIKCAEETIS; this is encoded by the exons ATGTCTCCCATCAGTCAGTCACAGTTTATTCCACTTGGGGAAATCCTTTGCTTGGCCATCTCGGCAATGAACTCTGCGCGAAAACAAGTCACACAAGAAGCTCTAATGGAACACCTAACAACCTGCTTCCCAG GCGTTCCAACTCCCAGTCCTGAAATTCTTCGGCATACCTTGAACATGCTTGTACGAGAGAGGAAAATATATCCAACTCCAGATGGCTATTTCATCGTGACCCCACAGACTTATTTTATAACCCCATCCCTCATAAGAACTAACAGTAAATGGTACCATTTGGATGAGAGGATACCTGACAGGTCTCAGTGTACCTCTCCACAGCAAGGAACTATAACTCCCTCCACCTCAGGCTGCGTCAGGGACCGAACTTTACCCAAAAACCACTGCGACTCTTGCCATTGTTGCAGAGAAGACATGCACAGCATGCATGCGTCCACCCTACAGAGGAAATCCACAAAAGACTGTAAAGACTCATATTGCCCTCCTTCTCTGTGTCAGGTACCACCCACTGAAAAAAGTAAAAGTACTGTAAATTTTTCTTATAAAGCAGAGACACTCTCAAAGCCTAAAGATGTAGAAAAGCAGTCTAAAAAGTTTGGACTAAAATTGTTTCGGCTAAGCTTTAAAAAGGACAAGGCAAAACAGCTGGCCAATTTCTCTGCCCAGTTTCCTCCTGAGGAATGGCCCTTGAGGGATGAAGACACCCCTACCACTATACCCAGGGAGGTAGAAATGGAGATTATTAGACGCATTAACCCAGACTTGACTGTGGAAAATGTAATGAGGCATACTGCACTAATGAAGaaacttgaagaagaaaaagctCAAAGAAGCAAAGCTGGATCTTCAGCTCACCATAGTGGGCGAAGCAAAAAGAGTAGGAATCACAGAAAGCCTCATGGAAAATCTCGGTCACACAGCAAGACCCGGGTGTCCAAAGGAGACCCTTCAGATGGTTCCCATTTGGATATACCAGGTGAAAGAGAGTATGAGTTCTATGATCCCCTTACTAGGTCCCCACGGGAAGGCTGTTTCATAATAGAACACAAAGGAGATAATTTTATCATGCACAGCAATCCTAGCGTGATTGAGTCTCACTTTCCCATGACACCAGAATGGGATGTATCTGGTGAATTGGCCAAAAGAAGAACTGAGATGCCTTTTCCTGAACCTTCAAGGGGAAGCTCCCATTCCAAGGTCCATCGAAGCCACAGCCATACACAAGATAGAAGGTCAAGGAACGAGAGGTCGAACAAAGCCAAGGAAAGGTCTAGGTCGATGGACAACTCTAAAGGACCTCTGGGTTCTGCTACTTTAGGTACACCTGAAGACGTAGCTGAAGGGTGTAGCCCCGATGACCCAACAACTAGCCAAGCATATACTGATGACAGTACCTTAAGGCCTTCACAGTCACTCAGTCATCAAAGGGCTCTGATTTCATCTGCAAACTATAAAGATGTGTGTGTACCCGAAATAGTTAGTGGCAATGTAGAAACCCCCAATTCCTGTGGCTTATTGGAACAAATCAAGCCTACAGAGAATTTACCATCTTATAGTGAGCTCAACTCCTGCACAACAAAATCAGCAATTGATGATTATTTTCAGTGCAACACTTCGAGTGAGACTGTACTTACTGCTCCATCACCACTGGGGAAAAATAAAGAGGACCATGACACGGTGACTTTAACAGAAGGAATAAAAAAGCTTTCTCCCTCAGAAAGACATTCCCAACACATAGCCAGAGAACCTGGGGTACACAAAGAGGAGTCCCCTAAAGGGCCAAGTAGTGGTCCAGTTGTTGCTGGCCAGACCCCTGAGGTGATCGCAAATGGGCGACTGGTTCAACACCATAACACTGAATCAAGCAGCCTggacaaaaggaaagaaatatttaGCAAAGATACACTTTTTAAACCTCTACACAATACACTGTCTGTGAATAACTATCACAAGTCCAGTACGCCTCTACTAAAACCCCATCAAAAGACACCCTCTGACACACTGCCAGGCAGATGTGAGAAACTTGAACAAGCTATAGTAACCTCAGTTACACAAGTTTTACCCGTTTCACAGAGACAGCAAGAGCCAGCTGGGAACCAGGAAGCCACCTTTGATTATTACAATGTTTCTGATGATGATGACTCAGAGGAAGGAACAAATAAAAATgctgaggaagaaaaaaacagGGATGATGTGGGCACTATGCAGTGGCTGCTGGAGCGGGAAAAAGAAAGGGATCTGCAAAGAAAGTTTGAGAAGAATCTCACTCTTCTCACCCCCAAGGAAACTgaaaacagcagcagccagagagcCACCCATTCAGCTCGACTGGACAGCATGGACAGCAGCAGCATTACTGTAGACAGCGGGTTCAATTCTCCACG
- the STOX2 gene encoding storkhead-box protein 2 isoform X5: MLVRERKIYPTPDGYFIVTPQTYFITPSLIRTNSKWYHLDERIPDRSQCTSPQQGTITPSTSGCVRDRTLPKNHCDSCHCCREDMHSMHASTLQRKSTKDCKDSYCPPSLCQVPPTEKSKSTVNFSYKAETLSKPKDVEKQSKKFGLKLFRLSFKKDKAKQLANFSAQFPPEEWPLRDEDTPTTIPREVEMEIIRRINPDLTVENVMRHTALMKKLEEEKAQRSKAGSSAHHSGRSKKSRNHRKPHGKSRSHSKTRVSKGDPSDGSHLDIPGEREYEFYDPLTRSPREGCFIIEHKGDNFIMHSNPSVIESHFPMTPEWDVSGELAKRRTEMPFPEPSRGSSHSKVHRSHSHTQDRRSRNERSNKAKERSRSMDNSKGPLGSATLGTPEDVAEGCSPDDPTTSQAYTDDSTLRPSQSLSHQRALISSANYKDVCVPEIVSGNVETPNSCGLLEQIKPTENLPSYSELNSCTTKSAIDDYFQCNTSSETVLTAPSPLGKNKEDHDTVTLTEGIKKLSPSERHSQHIAREPGVHKEESPKGPSSGPVVAGQTPEVIANGRLVQHHNTESSSLDKRKEIFSKDTLFKPLHNTLSVNNYHKSSTPLLKPHQKTPSDTLPGRCEKLEQAIVTSVTQVLPVSQRQQEPAGNQEATFDYYNVSDDDDSEEGTNKNAEEEKNRDDVGTMQWLLEREKERDLQRKFEKNLTLLTPKETENSSSQRATHSARLDSMDSSSITVDSGFNSPRSFTKRTNVARDLRLKQRLLKQARRPALAPRPSSDQKLPSGSESAATSHPETGASLKRWRSCFPIKCAEETIS; the protein is encoded by the coding sequence ATGCTTGTACGAGAGAGGAAAATATATCCAACTCCAGATGGCTATTTCATCGTGACCCCACAGACTTATTTTATAACCCCATCCCTCATAAGAACTAACAGTAAATGGTACCATTTGGATGAGAGGATACCTGACAGGTCTCAGTGTACCTCTCCACAGCAAGGAACTATAACTCCCTCCACCTCAGGCTGCGTCAGGGACCGAACTTTACCCAAAAACCACTGCGACTCTTGCCATTGTTGCAGAGAAGACATGCACAGCATGCATGCGTCCACCCTACAGAGGAAATCCACAAAAGACTGTAAAGACTCATATTGCCCTCCTTCTCTGTGTCAGGTACCACCCACTGAAAAAAGTAAAAGTACTGTAAATTTTTCTTATAAAGCAGAGACACTCTCAAAGCCTAAAGATGTAGAAAAGCAGTCTAAAAAGTTTGGACTAAAATTGTTTCGGCTAAGCTTTAAAAAGGACAAGGCAAAACAGCTGGCCAATTTCTCTGCCCAGTTTCCTCCTGAGGAATGGCCCTTGAGGGATGAAGACACCCCTACCACTATACCCAGGGAGGTAGAAATGGAGATTATTAGACGCATTAACCCAGACTTGACTGTGGAAAATGTAATGAGGCATACTGCACTAATGAAGaaacttgaagaagaaaaagctCAAAGAAGCAAAGCTGGATCTTCAGCTCACCATAGTGGGCGAAGCAAAAAGAGTAGGAATCACAGAAAGCCTCATGGAAAATCTCGGTCACACAGCAAGACCCGGGTGTCCAAAGGAGACCCTTCAGATGGTTCCCATTTGGATATACCAGGTGAAAGAGAGTATGAGTTCTATGATCCCCTTACTAGGTCCCCACGGGAAGGCTGTTTCATAATAGAACACAAAGGAGATAATTTTATCATGCACAGCAATCCTAGCGTGATTGAGTCTCACTTTCCCATGACACCAGAATGGGATGTATCTGGTGAATTGGCCAAAAGAAGAACTGAGATGCCTTTTCCTGAACCTTCAAGGGGAAGCTCCCATTCCAAGGTCCATCGAAGCCACAGCCATACACAAGATAGAAGGTCAAGGAACGAGAGGTCGAACAAAGCCAAGGAAAGGTCTAGGTCGATGGACAACTCTAAAGGACCTCTGGGTTCTGCTACTTTAGGTACACCTGAAGACGTAGCTGAAGGGTGTAGCCCCGATGACCCAACAACTAGCCAAGCATATACTGATGACAGTACCTTAAGGCCTTCACAGTCACTCAGTCATCAAAGGGCTCTGATTTCATCTGCAAACTATAAAGATGTGTGTGTACCCGAAATAGTTAGTGGCAATGTAGAAACCCCCAATTCCTGTGGCTTATTGGAACAAATCAAGCCTACAGAGAATTTACCATCTTATAGTGAGCTCAACTCCTGCACAACAAAATCAGCAATTGATGATTATTTTCAGTGCAACACTTCGAGTGAGACTGTACTTACTGCTCCATCACCACTGGGGAAAAATAAAGAGGACCATGACACGGTGACTTTAACAGAAGGAATAAAAAAGCTTTCTCCCTCAGAAAGACATTCCCAACACATAGCCAGAGAACCTGGGGTACACAAAGAGGAGTCCCCTAAAGGGCCAAGTAGTGGTCCAGTTGTTGCTGGCCAGACCCCTGAGGTGATCGCAAATGGGCGACTGGTTCAACACCATAACACTGAATCAAGCAGCCTggacaaaaggaaagaaatatttaGCAAAGATACACTTTTTAAACCTCTACACAATACACTGTCTGTGAATAACTATCACAAGTCCAGTACGCCTCTACTAAAACCCCATCAAAAGACACCCTCTGACACACTGCCAGGCAGATGTGAGAAACTTGAACAAGCTATAGTAACCTCAGTTACACAAGTTTTACCCGTTTCACAGAGACAGCAAGAGCCAGCTGGGAACCAGGAAGCCACCTTTGATTATTACAATGTTTCTGATGATGATGACTCAGAGGAAGGAACAAATAAAAATgctgaggaagaaaaaaacagGGATGATGTGGGCACTATGCAGTGGCTGCTGGAGCGGGAAAAAGAAAGGGATCTGCAAAGAAAGTTTGAGAAGAATCTCACTCTTCTCACCCCCAAGGAAACTgaaaacagcagcagccagagagcCACCCATTCAGCTCGACTGGACAGCATGGACAGCAGCAGCATTACTGTAGACAGCGGGTTCAATTCTCCACG